In a single window of the Acidimicrobiia bacterium genome:
- a CDS encoding DUF429 domain-containing protein — MLDPVMPGDEAVGVDGWRGGWVAVVLRSGAFHRAFAASTMSEVIASTPDAMVGVDIPIGFPTHGRRSADVAARELLGRRRSSVFLVPPRAVVEAATYKEARETALRVWDQGVSAQSYALRDKMLEVNELKQLGTELFEVHPEVSFRIMAGSPLAHGKKTWNGQHERRALLESEGITIPDNLEGQAGEVPADDLLDAAAVAWTAHRYLKGIAGSLPEGGKRGDDSTIWF, encoded by the coding sequence ATGCTCGACCCTGTGATGCCGGGAGATGAAGCGGTGGGGGTCGACGGCTGGAGGGGCGGCTGGGTTGCCGTCGTGCTCCGATCGGGGGCTTTCCACAGAGCCTTTGCCGCCTCCACCATGTCCGAGGTGATTGCTTCCACTCCTGATGCCATGGTGGGTGTTGATATACCCATTGGGTTTCCTACTCATGGTCGACGGTCCGCGGACGTCGCCGCACGCGAGCTGCTGGGCCGTCGAAGGTCGAGCGTGTTTCTGGTCCCGCCTCGCGCGGTTGTCGAGGCCGCCACCTACAAGGAAGCTCGAGAAACGGCCCTACGGGTATGGGACCAAGGGGTATCGGCCCAGTCCTACGCCCTCCGAGACAAGATGCTCGAAGTGAACGAACTCAAGCAGCTCGGCACGGAATTATTCGAGGTGCATCCGGAGGTGTCCTTTCGGATCATGGCCGGCAGCCCCCTGGCCCATGGCAAGAAAACCTGGAACGGTCAGCACGAGAGGCGGGCACTTCTGGAGTCAGAAGGCATCACCATCCCGGACAACCTCGAGGGTCAGGCCGGGGAGGTGCCGGCCGATGATCTCCTCGATGCTGCGGCGGTGGCCTGGACGGCACACCGCTATCTCAAGGGCATCGCAGGCTCTCTCCCAGAGGGAGGCAAACGGGGCGACGACTCGACCATCTGGTTC